One Calditerrivibrio sp. DNA window includes the following coding sequences:
- the pstB gene encoding phosphate ABC transporter ATP-binding protein PstB, protein MIDVSTEKVRQTVYDPLIEKEEIIIKIKQLNLFYGEKQALFNINMDIPKGKVTALIGPSGCGKSTLLRCINRLNDLLDIVKIDGTIEINGENIYDRSVDLSELRKSLGMVAQKPNPFPMSIYDNVVYPLKISGVKKKSILDEVCERSLVQAGLWDEVKDRLKDNAFGLSGGQQQRLCIARAIAPEPEVILMDEPCSALDPLATLRIEELILSLRGKYTVVIVTHNMQQAARVSDFTAFMYMGYLVEYGNTVNIFKKPKLKETEDYITGRFG, encoded by the coding sequence ATGATTGATGTTTCTACGGAAAAAGTTAGACAGACCGTTTATGACCCCCTCATTGAAAAAGAGGAGATAATTATAAAGATAAAACAGTTAAACCTGTTTTATGGTGAAAAGCAGGCTTTATTTAATATAAACATGGATATCCCGAAAGGTAAAGTTACAGCCCTCATTGGACCTTCCGGTTGTGGTAAGTCTACACTTTTGCGCTGCATAAATAGGTTGAACGATCTATTGGATATAGTCAAAATTGATGGGACTATTGAGATTAATGGTGAGAATATCTATGATAGATCTGTGGATCTTTCAGAGCTAAGAAAAAGTCTTGGTATGGTTGCCCAAAAGCCCAACCCCTTCCCCATGAGTATATATGATAATGTGGTTTATCCATTGAAGATTTCGGGGGTGAAAAAGAAGTCTATTCTGGATGAGGTCTGCGAGCGTTCACTGGTTCAGGCAGGTCTCTGGGATGAGGTGAAAGATAGGCTAAAGGACAACGCCTTTGGTCTTTCTGGTGGTCAACAGCAGAGGTTATGCATAGCAAGGGCAATTGCCCCAGAGCCTGAGGTTATCTTGATGGATGAGCCCTGTTCTGCTTTGGATCCTCTTGCTACACTTAGAATTGAAGAGCTTATCCTTTCTCTGAGGGGGAAATACACTGTGGTGATTGTAACCCACAACATGCAACAGGCAGCTAGGGTTAGCGATTTTACAGCATTTATGTACATGGGGTATCTGGTGGAGTATGGTAATACTGTTAATATATTTAAAAAGCCCAAGTTAAAAGAGACCGAAGACTATATAACAGGTAGATTTGGCTAA
- the pstA gene encoding phosphate ABC transporter permease PstA, with product MGLFIRKNYKIFFKSKGEPILWLTGGGLVVSLAMIGFLLLLVLKNGLGNYWPIPITLYELKNGEKVMGEVTKVEVYRIDKAKVDTLDASDRKRIQENDLKEKRFLVRIGNYELTNEHFKWVSQHEIKNVLYPKHAMIIERLEWGRFYGIPKEFKIDGVIVATGEEEIFKNYKKYHDMAVNLWYKKVSIEKGEIGKLNHKIEKERLKVKKAMLKLTEAKASNNAEKIELAKKELQKIMEEYKRFETLSKAKFDDYLLQIEKLKKEYERYSIHFETADGKGKEVKLYEMVRAYYANQLSFMEKLGIYFSRWHEFLTGEPREANSEGGVFPAIFGTVVMTIIMSIFVVPFGVMAAIYMKEYAKSGKIISTLRIAINNLAGVPSIVYGVFGLGFFAYTFGAGIDKIFYPEKLPNPTFGTGGILWASLTLALLTLPVVIVATEEAINAVPNSLREGSYACGATKWQTIRYIVLPRAMPGIMTGFILAMSRGAGEVAPLMLVGAVKLAPEMPVDSIFPFVHLERSFMHLGFHIYDLGFQSQNSDAAIPMVYTTTLLLITIVVLLNVVAIYIRNRLRKKFIGSIF from the coding sequence ATGGGGTTATTCATTAGGAAGAATTATAAAATATTTTTCAAGTCAAAAGGGGAACCGATACTGTGGTTAACTGGAGGTGGACTTGTTGTTTCACTTGCTATGATAGGGTTTCTGTTGCTGCTGGTATTAAAAAACGGTTTGGGTAACTATTGGCCTATACCTATAACATTATACGAACTGAAAAATGGTGAGAAGGTTATGGGTGAGGTTACTAAAGTCGAGGTTTATAGGATAGATAAGGCAAAAGTAGATACTCTTGACGCATCGGACAGAAAAAGGATTCAAGAAAATGATTTAAAGGAGAAGCGATTTCTTGTCAGGATTGGTAACTACGAACTCACAAACGAGCATTTTAAATGGGTAAGTCAGCATGAAATAAAAAATGTACTTTATCCCAAACATGCGATGATAATTGAGCGACTGGAGTGGGGTAGATTTTATGGGATACCTAAGGAGTTTAAGATAGATGGGGTTATTGTTGCTACTGGCGAAGAGGAGATCTTTAAAAACTATAAGAAATATCATGATATGGCGGTTAATCTTTGGTATAAGAAGGTATCCATAGAGAAGGGTGAGATAGGAAAATTAAACCATAAGATAGAAAAAGAAAGGTTAAAGGTTAAAAAGGCTATGCTCAAGCTCACCGAAGCAAAAGCGAGTAATAATGCTGAAAAGATAGAGTTAGCCAAAAAAGAGCTGCAAAAGATCATGGAGGAGTACAAGAGATTTGAAACGTTAAGTAAGGCCAAGTTTGACGATTACCTACTGCAGATCGAGAAACTTAAAAAAGAGTACGAAAGGTATTCCATACATTTTGAGACAGCAGATGGTAAAGGGAAAGAAGTCAAGCTTTATGAGATGGTGAGAGCATATTATGCTAACCAACTGAGCTTTATGGAAAAATTGGGCATCTATTTTAGTAGATGGCATGAGTTCCTCACTGGTGAACCGAGGGAGGCCAATAGCGAAGGTGGTGTTTTCCCTGCGATATTTGGTACAGTAGTGATGACGATAATAATGAGTATATTTGTGGTACCTTTTGGTGTTATGGCTGCTATCTATATGAAGGAGTATGCCAAAAGTGGTAAAATAATCAGTACCCTTAGGATTGCCATAAACAACTTAGCAGGGGTGCCATCGATCGTATATGGCGTTTTTGGTTTAGGGTTTTTTGCCTATACATTTGGTGCTGGTATAGACAAGATCTTTTATCCGGAAAAGCTTCCAAACCCCACCTTTGGAACGGGTGGAATACTATGGGCTTCTTTGACGCTGGCGCTTTTGACGCTTCCTGTGGTTATTGTTGCAACAGAAGAGGCCATAAATGCTGTACCAAACTCCCTGAGGGAGGGTTCCTACGCTTGCGGTGCTACAAAGTGGCAAACGATAAGATATATTGTATTACCGAGGGCAATGCCGGGTATTATGACGGGTTTTATTTTGGCGATGTCAAGGGGGGCTGGTGAAGTTGCACCTCTTATGCTGGTGGGAGCGGTTAAGCTTGCGCCAGAGATGCCGGTGGATAGTATCTTCCCATTTGTACATTTGGAGAGGAGCTTTATGCATCTTGGTTTTCATATATACGATTTAGGGTTTCAAAGCCAAAACAGTGATGCTGCAATACCTATGGTATATACTACTACGTTACTTTTGATAACAATTGTTGTACTTTTAAATGTAGTTGCAATCTATATTAGGAACAGATTAAGGAAAAAATTTATAGGCAGTATATTCTAA
- a CDS encoding ABC transporter permease subunit yields the protein MKNTNLKRKFIDRLARYIITIGGVGTIASVLLVFIFLLWTVFPLFEGGKVLEQKFTTVKDKFDIVHAVSDEYGLFTTVFDGKNFKTYFVQDGSLLNTTGFGGKYVAFSYSPKDRSYLISDEGGGLYEVKIEYAKNTFKSGDIFGKPIYQIKDSRLIEKYGEMESEYFISFKQTQIFKDDAKRKIVLLDGISTDNERFIAFLDDKKNLHVDLLTKKENMMTGEITESFDESVIDLSRQINKDFPKFLKINSSKTNIMLFFENSRYINIDVKNFKNPYIVEDKVLFSDGRKITYLDMLIGRNTVLIGDNKGEVTTWWPVESNLNKQNYILSHIHTFYSGSSSPIRFIFPSQRDKSFLILNEADFVSMYHMTSQKKLFLEKLNDLKGKVAVINQKNNRIIVLGEAKIVNFDMDIPHPEASFRSIFGKVQYELSSKPEHVWQSSSGSDDFEPKFGLMPLIFGTIKATIIAMLFAVPIAILAAIYTSEFAHKSYRNAIKSTIEVMASLPSVVLGFIAALIVSPFVENIVLGLLMAIIFIPFFLLFFGNLVQLMPKNILNNMDRYRIPLIAVLALPVGGYVGMKSAVYVEKILFYGDFKLWLHSSTQSPFGGWAIILLPLGVFITIYLYRTFLYDIYENLLENKGYTTCAVIEIAKFLVITIFSVLVTLLLAYTVTALGIDLRFGLPFIESIMSTYVQRNALIVGFIMGFAVIPIIYTVSEDALNAVPEHLRSASLAAGATQWQTVINIVLPVAMSGIFSAIMIGFGRAIGETMIVLMAAGNTPILDMNIFAGFRTLSANIAVELPEAVIGSTHYRILYLAALVLFLMTFVINTIAEMVRIRYRKRSSQL from the coding sequence ATGAAAAATACGAATCTAAAGAGAAAATTCATTGATAGGCTTGCCAGGTATATCATCACAATAGGTGGTGTAGGCACAATAGCATCTGTTTTGCTTGTGTTTATATTCCTTTTGTGGACCGTATTCCCACTGTTTGAGGGAGGCAAAGTATTAGAGCAAAAGTTTACTACTGTAAAGGACAAGTTTGATATTGTTCATGCAGTTTCAGATGAATATGGTCTTTTTACAACAGTTTTTGATGGGAAAAATTTTAAAACATATTTTGTGCAAGATGGTTCCTTGCTTAATACTACTGGTTTTGGTGGTAAGTATGTGGCATTTAGCTACAGCCCAAAGGACCGTAGCTACCTCATATCTGATGAGGGCGGTGGACTTTACGAGGTAAAGATCGAATATGCGAAAAATACGTTCAAATCTGGAGATATCTTTGGGAAGCCCATCTATCAGATCAAAGATAGTAGGTTGATTGAGAAATATGGTGAAATGGAGAGTGAGTACTTCATATCCTTTAAACAGACTCAGATATTTAAGGATGATGCTAAAAGGAAGATAGTACTTTTGGATGGTATTAGTACTGACAATGAGAGATTTATAGCTTTTCTGGATGATAAAAAAAACTTACATGTGGATCTGCTCACGAAAAAAGAGAACATGATGACGGGGGAGATTACTGAGAGTTTTGATGAGTCTGTAATCGATTTATCAAGACAGATAAACAAAGACTTCCCTAAGTTTTTAAAGATCAATTCGAGTAAGACTAATATTATGCTCTTTTTTGAAAATTCAAGGTATATAAATATAGATGTAAAAAACTTTAAAAATCCCTACATCGTTGAGGATAAAGTCCTCTTTAGCGATGGAAGGAAGATAACCTATTTGGACATGCTTATCGGTAGAAACACTGTTTTGATCGGGGACAACAAGGGTGAGGTAACCACGTGGTGGCCTGTGGAGAGCAATCTGAATAAACAGAACTATATCCTTTCCCATATTCATACTTTCTATAGCGGTAGTTCATCGCCGATACGTTTTATATTCCCATCCCAGAGGGATAAGTCGTTTTTGATTTTAAACGAGGCAGATTTTGTTTCCATGTACCACATGACGTCGCAAAAAAAGCTATTTTTAGAAAAACTTAACGACTTGAAGGGGAAAGTGGCTGTCATCAATCAGAAAAACAACAGGATCATAGTATTGGGTGAGGCTAAGATAGTAAATTTTGACATGGATATACCCCATCCCGAGGCCTCTTTTAGATCTATTTTTGGTAAGGTACAATATGAGCTAAGCAGTAAACCGGAACATGTTTGGCAGTCTTCCAGCGGTAGCGATGACTTTGAGCCAAAATTTGGATTGATGCCCCTTATCTTTGGGACTATAAAGGCTACGATCATTGCGATGCTCTTTGCAGTACCAATAGCAATTCTTGCAGCTATCTATACCAGTGAATTTGCCCATAAAAGCTATAGAAATGCTATAAAATCAACTATTGAGGTGATGGCTTCTTTACCTTCTGTGGTGCTCGGTTTTATTGCTGCACTTATTGTCTCCCCCTTTGTGGAGAATATCGTGCTTGGTTTGCTTATGGCTATCATATTTATCCCCTTTTTCCTGTTATTTTTTGGTAATCTTGTGCAGCTTATGCCAAAAAACATACTTAATAATATGGATAGATATAGAATCCCTTTGATTGCTGTTTTAGCGCTTCCTGTTGGGGGGTATGTGGGGATGAAAAGCGCTGTTTATGTGGAAAAGATATTGTTTTATGGCGATTTTAAACTGTGGCTGCATTCCAGTACCCAATCACCATTTGGTGGCTGGGCAATTATCTTGTTGCCTTTGGGTGTATTTATTACTATTTATCTATACAGAACATTTCTATATGATATTTATGAAAATCTTTTAGAAAATAAGGGTTATACCACCTGCGCAGTTATTGAGATTGCAAAGTTTTTAGTGATTACGATATTTTCAGTGTTAGTTACCTTGTTATTAGCTTATACAGTTACTGCATTGGGTATTGATCTTAGATTCGGATTACCTTTCATAGAGAGTATAATGTCCACTTATGTTCAGAGAAATGCATTAATTGTAGGTTTTATTATGGGGTTTGCCGTTATCCCTATAATATATACTGTTTCTGAGGATGCTCTGAATGCTGTTCCGGAGCACTTAAGGTCAGCATCTTTGGCAGCTGGTGCTACCCAGTGGCAGACTGTTATCAATATAGTTTTACCTGTGGCGATGAGTGGGATATTTTCTGCGATAATGATCGGATTTGGTAGAGCTATCGGTGAGACTATGATTGTTCTAATGGCAGCAGGTAATACACCTATCCTCGATATGAACATCTTTGCTGGTTTTAGAACACTTTCTGCAAATATCGCCGTTGAACTTCCTGAGGCGGTTATAGGAAGTACCCATTACAGGATACTTTACTTGGCAGCACTGGTGCTGTTTTTGATGACATTTGTAATAAATACAATAGCAGAAATGGTCAGAATAAGATACCGAAAGAGATCGAGCCAACTGTAA
- a CDS encoding phosphate ABC transporter substrate-binding protein, with the protein MKKLVALFCLLSFATVSYSSDLVDKALPSYKKAKGVTGNIKSVGSDTMNNLMTLWAEKFMSYYPNVKIEIEGKGSSTAPAALVSGTAHFGPMSREMRGKEIDDFEKKYGYKPVALRTSIDMLAIYVNKDNPIQCLSLEEVDAIFSKTRKRGYPKDIVTWGDLGLTGEWANKPISLYGRNSASGTYGYVKEHVFKNGDFKDNVKEQPGSSSVVQGVTSDKYAIGYSGIGYKTAGVKAVALSEKKGGKCIEPDAAHAYTGEYPLARFLYVYVNHKPGTQMDPLRAEFIKLIFSKQGQEVVVKDGYFPITAKVAEQELAKVGLK; encoded by the coding sequence ATGAAAAAATTAGTTGCATTGTTCTGTTTGTTATCATTTGCGACAGTATCTTACTCTTCTGATCTTGTAGACAAGGCTCTTCCATCCTACAAGAAAGCCAAAGGTGTTACTGGGAATATTAAGAGTGTGGGATCAGATACCATGAACAATCTTATGACGCTCTGGGCAGAGAAGTTCATGAGCTATTATCCTAATGTGAAGATCGAGATTGAGGGTAAAGGTTCTTCAACGGCACCTGCAGCGTTAGTCTCCGGTACTGCTCATTTTGGTCCCATGTCAAGGGAGATGAGGGGCAAGGAGATAGATGATTTTGAAAAGAAGTATGGATATAAGCCCGTAGCTCTTAGAACGAGTATAGATATGCTTGCCATCTATGTGAACAAAGATAACCCAATTCAATGTTTGTCCCTTGAAGAAGTGGATGCTATTTTTTCAAAGACAAGAAAGAGGGGTTATCCTAAGGACATTGTTACATGGGGTGACTTGGGGCTTACCGGAGAGTGGGCAAATAAGCCAATTAGTCTCTATGGCAGGAACTCAGCATCTGGTACTTATGGGTATGTGAAGGAGCATGTGTTTAAAAACGGAGATTTTAAGGATAATGTCAAGGAGCAGCCTGGTAGTTCATCAGTGGTACAGGGTGTGACAAGCGATAAGTATGCAATAGGTTATAGTGGTATTGGTTATAAGACTGCTGGGGTTAAAGCTGTGGCTCTTTCCGAGAAAAAAGGTGGTAAGTGTATCGAGCCTGATGCTGCCCATGCCTATACAGGGGAATACCCTCTTGCAAGGTTCCTGTATGTTTATGTAAATCATAAGCCTGGGACCCAGATGGATCCTCTGAGGGCTGAATTTATTAAGCTGATCTTTAGTAAGCAGGGGCAGGAAGTGGTTGTTAAGGATGGTTATTTCCCTATAACTGCAAAAGTTGCCGAGCAGGAGCTTGCAAAAGTAGGACTTAAATAA
- a CDS encoding ATP-binding protein: MKIFLKYLLLLSTSLIAVILFSVYVITSALSKDILNDRVNTLRQYSTMLYKIYPEKGQYNYLNIDLKNILASLEVRVTIVDKDGAVRYDSTFFSEKDLLKVENHAGRKEVVDALKVGEGFDVRLSSTLGVKYIYYAKLINDEYILRLSLPLINLETYAKDLKYQLMMIFVAVVGMIFMLTYYFTKKLLLPIENLNELITKAEKGEKIDIQKYTVFSDEISTLVTRFYNNMLLRERAIAEEKNRIHFILSSLSDSVALFDENWELVYGNEKYKELFCDSLKDAKDYECIKLFNELKNKDDGKHFCKYKNRIYEISIKSSGNYKIIVFHDSSDQMRYHAFKSELVANVSHELKTPVSIIMGYAETLLNNEMDQNTREKFLKKLYDSSVRLDNLIADIIQLHSLESSDRNFSVERGVYPSELMSELEEIYRDAVKKIHYNFDDSEVKVLKEHLLSIFKNLIDNALTYSTGNNVYVSLVKSESKIVLSVEDEGPVIPDEEKGKIFERFYTSSRSRNRKHSGTGLGLSIVKHTAELYGGYVELIKSVYGGNCFKVVLKEK, translated from the coding sequence ATGAAAATATTTTTAAAGTACCTTCTGCTTTTATCCACATCTTTGATTGCTGTGATCTTGTTTAGTGTTTATGTAATCACTTCTGCGTTGTCTAAGGATATACTCAATGATAGAGTAAATACCTTAAGACAGTACAGCACGATGCTTTATAAAATATACCCTGAAAAAGGGCAGTATAACTATCTAAATATCGATCTGAAAAATATATTGGCGAGTTTGGAGGTAAGAGTAACCATAGTGGACAAGGATGGAGCTGTTAGATACGATTCAACATTTTTCAGTGAGAAAGACCTTTTGAAGGTGGAGAACCATGCTGGTAGAAAAGAGGTTGTGGATGCTTTAAAAGTTGGAGAGGGGTTTGATGTAAGATTATCCAGTACCCTTGGGGTCAAATATATATACTACGCAAAGCTCATAAATGATGAATATATCTTAAGACTTTCTCTACCATTGATAAACTTGGAGACATATGCAAAAGATCTTAAGTATCAGCTGATGATGATATTTGTTGCCGTTGTTGGGATGATTTTTATGTTGACCTATTATTTTACAAAAAAGTTACTTCTACCTATAGAAAACCTAAATGAACTAATAACAAAGGCTGAAAAGGGTGAAAAGATAGATATTCAAAAATATACGGTTTTTAGTGATGAGATATCTACACTGGTTACAAGGTTTTATAATAATATGTTGTTAAGGGAAAGGGCTATAGCGGAGGAGAAAAATAGAATACATTTTATACTATCTTCTCTTTCAGACTCTGTGGCGCTTTTTGATGAAAATTGGGAACTTGTATATGGTAATGAAAAATACAAAGAGCTGTTCTGTGATTCGTTGAAAGATGCTAAGGATTACGAATGTATCAAGCTTTTTAATGAATTAAAAAATAAAGATGATGGTAAACACTTTTGCAAATATAAGAACAGGATATATGAAATAAGTATAAAATCTTCAGGTAATTATAAGATTATAGTCTTTCATGATTCTTCGGACCAGATGAGGTATCATGCCTTTAAAAGTGAGCTTGTGGCCAATGTAAGCCACGAACTTAAGACGCCGGTATCCATTATCATGGGCTATGCTGAAACCCTTTTGAATAACGAAATGGATCAAAATACCAGGGAAAAATTTTTAAAAAAGCTCTACGATTCGTCAGTGAGACTCGATAATTTGATAGCAGATATCATACAGCTACACTCCCTTGAGAGTTCGGATAGAAATTTCTCTGTAGAAAGGGGGGTTTATCCGTCAGAACTTATGTCTGAACTGGAAGAGATCTATAGGGATGCTGTAAAAAAGATACATTATAACTTTGATGACAGCGAGGTTAAGGTTTTGAAGGAGCACCTTTTGTCTATTTTTAAAAATTTAATAGACAATGCCTTGACTTATTCTACAGGTAATAATGTCTATGTGAGTCTTGTTAAATCAGAATCCAAGATTGTTCTCTCTGTAGAGGATGAGGGGCCTGTAATACCTGATGAGGAAAAGGGGAAGATATTTGAGCGGTTTTATACATCCTCAAGATCCCGCAATAGAAAACATTCAGGTACAGGTTTGGGTCTATCTATTGTTAAACATACTGCAGAGCTCTATGGCGGTTATGTGGAGCTTATCAAGAGTGTGTATGGTGGTAATTGTTTTAAGGTTGTCCTTAAAGAGAAGTAG
- a CDS encoding response regulator, translated as MNKVLLVEDEDPLRELIAFNLTKAGYDVIEAENANDALIFMDEITPDIVLLDIMMPGLKGTQFLQILKRSPKYSSIPVIIISARSSESDIVEGLELGADDYITKPFSMKVLLAKIKILLRKVNKKDDAIISYKGIYVDTEKYKVFVDNNEISLTYKEFELLLFLMKHPKKVFTRSQLLSNIWGYEADIYTRTVDSHISSLRKKLESKGDLIKSIPKIGYVLE; from the coding sequence ATGAATAAGGTGTTGTTAGTGGAAGATGAGGACCCTTTAAGGGAGCTTATTGCCTTTAACCTTACCAAAGCTGGTTATGATGTTATCGAAGCAGAAAATGCCAATGATGCATTAATATTTATGGATGAGATCACGCCTGATATCGTACTTTTGGATATTATGATGCCGGGGCTTAAAGGGACTCAGTTTTTGCAGATCTTAAAAAGGTCTCCCAAGTATTCATCTATACCAGTGATCATAATATCAGCAAGAAGTAGTGAGTCTGATATTGTAGAAGGCCTTGAGCTTGGTGCTGATGATTATATTACAAAGCCTTTTAGTATGAAGGTATTGTTAGCTAAAATAAAGATTTTACTTAGAAAAGTAAATAAAAAGGATGATGCGATTATCAGTTACAAAGGTATCTATGTGGATACTGAGAAATACAAGGTTTTTGTTGATAACAATGAGATTTCTCTTACTTACAAAGAGTTTGAACTGCTCCTGTTTTTAATGAAACACCCTAAGAAGGTTTTTACAAGATCCCAGCTCTTGAGCAATATCTGGGGGTATGAGGCCGACATCTATACCAGAACAGTCGATTCGCATATATCCTCCTTAAGAAAAAAACTCGAAAGTAAAGGTGATCTTATAAAATCTATCCCAAAAATTGGTTATGTTCTTGAGTAG
- the phoU gene encoding phosphate signaling complex protein PhoU has translation MKQIENLISEVKGNLAEMTDMVTDMITMCIKSLVERDNEIAENIIAMDDKVDELDVKIEEMCLDGLALYEPKATDLRFVVTALRIITDLERIGDHCVDIAKEIIKLNQIPPIKPYIDLPKMADYSAEMVKNAVNSFFAKNPKDALKVIKGDDYVDNLNNQILRELLTYIVEDFRKTKGCLSLIFISRSLERIADHATNIAETVYFMARGENIRHKKYNELNGNDHE, from the coding sequence ATGAAGCAGATAGAAAATCTTATTTCTGAAGTAAAAGGTAATCTGGCTGAGATGACTGATATGGTAACCGACATGATTACAATGTGTATTAAATCTCTTGTGGAACGGGATAACGAGATAGCTGAAAATATAATAGCTATGGATGATAAAGTAGATGAGCTGGATGTAAAAATAGAGGAGATGTGTCTTGATGGACTTGCTTTGTACGAGCCAAAGGCAACTGACCTGAGGTTTGTGGTAACAGCCCTTAGAATTATAACTGATCTGGAGAGGATTGGGGATCATTGTGTGGATATAGCTAAAGAGATAATCAAGCTTAATCAGATTCCACCTATCAAACCCTACATAGATCTGCCTAAAATGGCAGATTACTCTGCAGAGATGGTAAAAAATGCTGTAAACAGCTTTTTTGCTAAAAATCCTAAGGATGCTCTCAAGGTTATAAAAGGGGATGATTACGTGGATAACCTCAATAACCAGATATTGAGGGAGCTTTTGACATATATTGTTGAGGATTTCAGAAAGACGAAAGGTTGTTTGTCGCTGATATTCATTTCGAGAAGTCTTGAAAGGATTGCAGATCATGCTACTAATATAGCAGAAACAGTTTATTTCATGGCAAGAGGCGAGAATATCAGGCATAAGAAATATAACGAGCTAAACGGAAATGATCATGAATAA
- a CDS encoding YfcE family phosphodiesterase, whose product MLVAVISDTHDNLLKLQEAVEVINSRGVAQCFHLGDVCSPFAANYLNRLICPYIGVFGNNDGEYLGISKITNNRFFKPPYLTTVGGCRFLLLHEGDIAEYIDESIDFVLYGHSHQGGVLKKGRQQIINPGTLSGYVSGRSTFALIDLNTHHCSIVEL is encoded by the coding sequence ATGTTGGTAGCCGTAATTTCTGATACCCATGATAATCTGTTAAAATTGCAAGAAGCTGTGGAAGTAATAAATAGTAGAGGTGTAGCCCAATGTTTTCATTTAGGGGATGTTTGTTCCCCTTTTGCTGCGAATTATCTCAATAGGTTGATCTGCCCCTATATCGGTGTATTTGGTAATAACGACGGTGAATATTTAGGTATCAGTAAAATTACTAACAATAGGTTCTTTAAACCACCTTATCTCACAACTGTTGGCGGGTGTAGATTTTTACTTCTACATGAAGGCGATATTGCGGAGTACATAGATGAGAGTATAGATTTTGTACTCTATGGGCATTCCCATCAAGGAGGCGTTTTAAAAAAAGGTAGACAGCAGATCATAAATCCAGGTACTCTGTCCGGGTATGTCTCAGGTAGATCTACGTTTGCTTTAATTGATCTAAACACGCATCATTGTTCAATAGTAGAGCTGTGA